The genomic stretch CCCTTGCTGCTCATTGTATCTCATGAAGAACTTCTCTTCATCACATAAGCATAGGGCCACTTCACGTACAATATCGTGCATTCGACAAGCTTTCACCCTTCCAGACCCATTCGTCTCGACAACTTGAAGTATGTTATGATAGATGAGTTCCTTCATGTAGAATTCCGCCACTTCTTCCATTGTAATTTTACCTGTATCTTCTACAAAACCTTCTGCCATCCACAACCTAATTAGCCGCTTGCGCTGAATTATGTAATCCTCCGGAAACATACaacaatacaggaaacagtgcttAAGGCGGAATGGTAGATCATAGAAGCTGAGCAACAGGATGCGATTTATTGGTTGAAGCATTCCTTCATTTTCCAAATGCCAACTCAAGCTATTGTAGACAAGCCTCCATTCCAATGCAGACTTACCTTTTGATGACAAGAGGCTGCCCATGGTAACAATTGCAAGTGGCAGGCCTTCACATTTTTCTACAATGGATCGAGCCAATGGATATAGATCAGTAGGACAGCGTTCATTCTGAAATGCCTTGTTACAGAAGAGCTCCCATGCCTCTTCTTGTTGTAGAGACTGAAGCTCACAGACACGGCTTCTCTCTCCCATTGCAAAACCCACACGAGCGTCTCTTGTTGTAACTATTAATCTACTTCCACATTTAGAATCTGGAAATATATCACTTATTTTATTCCAATCATTCGTACTCCAAACATCATCCAAAACAGTGAGGTACTTTTTCGATTGGAGATGTCTTCTAACCATCCGCCTTAACTCATGAGCATCTTTGGCAGCTAGATCATTTGGAACAGCCTCCTCTGTCGCCTCAAGCAATTGTTTTATAATGCTTCGTAGGAGCTCATCGATTTTTAGAGTCTGGGAGATTGAAACACATGCGTAGAAGTCGAAGTGCTTCTTTACTTGTTGATTTTTGTATGCTTTAGTGACAAGAGTGGTCTTGCCCACCCCACCCATCCCCCTCACGGAAATCACCATAAGCCGATCTTCTTCCTCCACCAACCATCTGTCTATCAAACCTAATTCTTTCTTCATCCCCACAATGTCAACATCCTCTTTGAAAAGAGAAGTTTCTACATCGCGTTGCCACATTTCTCTGTCATCATTAGAGCTTGTTCCTTCTTCTATTTGGTTAAGACCGTACCGAACTTTTATCTCAGAAATGTTACGAATGCTACTGTTGGTTTCTTGGAGTCGAGTGGCTAACCAATGCCTGTAGTAGATATTCTTGGGGATGCGAACAGTTTTTACGAGAAAACCCCTGACTCCACCTCGCCGTGGCCTGTCCATGTGATACACGAACTTGTCAATGATGTCCTCCACATCGTATGCAGCTTCTCTTACTTGCTGTACCCATGTTCTCACTCTTTCATTGCTATCTTTTCTTCTATCAGCATCCCTTAAAAAGGCTTGCATGCTATGAAGTTCCTGCATGATTTTCTCTACTTCATTGCGAACTCCACTCAATAGGGATGCTTCTTGAGTTAGAAGAACACTTAGCTTTTCAAATAATAATTGAACAACAATCTCTGCCATCCCCTTTTCTGTAAATAAGAGAGGAAGACAATCGATGTCAAAAAGAAATAGTACGACATTCTTTCAGCTATATATTATTGAGTATTTgtatatatgtacatgtgtatatcTTTGTATTTGTAAAGAGATGGTGTCCTCCAAGCTGTGCGATCAAACCAAGCCAAATAGTGTGGGCCCCagcatgtgtatgtgaaatctactctaacCATTAAATCTATTGAACAATTGGACCAgagctataaaataaaaaaaaataaaaataaaaaaggctaatccatgatttaggtggcccGCACAATGGAGAACAATTGGGTGCGGATGACCAACTCTTGATTACACCAGCACCTGAATCGTAAAATGGCCAGAGTTTTGGGCCCTGACCTGGAGAcataccaaatggatggactagaCTTCACATACACAACTTGCCACAAATAATTTCCATTGTTGTAGCCCCCTGAATTATGAATTTGCCTAAATTTCAGTCTTTGAGCCTAACATTGGGTGACACACTTGATGGTCAAAGTGGATTCACCTAACCTAGTGAAGCTATGTTTTCACCAGAATTTAGTGCAAATGGTAGTTGTCGGCCCCACAGTCATATCTCGATGACATCCACTCCAGCTATCATGCATGCATTCCCTTGTtttacatgggcccaaaaattaggccaatccatgacttaggtgggccacacgagtaGGAAGAGTTGAAAGTGGACGTGTTAAGAATACTGCAAAAGTAAACTATCAATATTTGGCAAAAAGGAATTTGAACCCCCCACCTGTTATGCATATCTCTGTAGATAGTAAAGGAAATTGGACGCAAGGTTTAGAAAATATAGTTTTCTTCACTATGCAGATGGAATAAGGGTACAAATTATGAGACTTTACTACCCACAAGTTAATAATTAGCTGACATGTCATTTGTAATAAAGATTTAATATAGAAAGACAATGAATCATCAAGCTCATAATTGTGAAAGATAATTGAATTAGAATCTTTAAGAGATTCAAAATTAGCCTATTGGCTTAGAAGATTAATAAATCAATGATACCATTGAAGATGGAGCTAAGGAATAGCATATAAATGAGATATTAGGTATTGAAACCCAAAGTCATCAAAGTGGATCGAAGGGATTACAAAACTTTCTGTTTAGCTAAAGAATTTTGTTACGGCTTATCTTTGTATGACAAAAGAGCATGAGCCTTTCTCATATCGAGAGACATGCGAATCTTGGATGCTAGCTAATGAAGAGCATCTATAAAATAGAACATGGAAATTCTACATAAAAAACATGACTTCAGAATTGGTTGAATTGTGCAAATGGTGGAAGACTATTAGTTGCATATGGATATGCAAGCCAAAGAAAGATACTAAtaaaaatgcttttaaaaaatacTCTATCAGTGGTAGAaggatattttaaaaaatcaggtAATGATCCAATGAGATCTTCCTCTTGTTGTTTGATTAACCACTTTGTACTGTATTGAGTATGGAGGTGATGCTTAACTTACAAACTTAAATAATTGGATAAAAAACTTCATTTTTACGTGAAAATCTTGATGAAATTTTTATGTGAAGCTTAAGgttttattaaagaaaagaagaagaatcttGTTTATAAGCTGAACAAATCATGTTATGGTTTAAAGTAGGTACCAATGTGTTGGTACCAGCAGTTTAATCCCTTTATTATGAGCTCGGGATTTCAAAAAATATGAGGTAACTCATCATGTCTATATTCATAGTTATGGTAATTGTAGTTTCATTATTGTGCTATTGTTTGTGGATGACATGTTGGTAGTGGatactaataaaaatattattgCAGCATTAAAAGCTCATTAATTTGTCAATAAATTTTGATATAAATGATCTGGGTGCCGTTAATCAAATTCTTGAGATGACTATATTGAGAGATGGAAAGAGTAAAAAAAGTCTAAATAACTCAAAAGAGTTTTGTTAAAAGAGTTTACCACCACTTCAGCATGTAGAATCCTAATTTCGTTAGTAATTTATTTTCTAATGGTTGCAAGTTGTCTTCATATCAATGTCCCAGTATAAAAGTGAAGAAGCCAGATATGTCTCAAGTATCATATTCATCGGCGGTAGGGAACCTTATGTTTGCCCTAGTGTGCATCAGGCCAAACATTAGACAAGCAATGAGAGTAGTTTGTAAACATAGGGCGAATCCAAATAAAGATCATTAGGCTACTGTGAAGTGGATCATTGCAACAACCAGAGCACATTATACTTAGCTAAAATTCTTGTATTTCATGCTTAGATCAATCACATTGATGTTCAACATTACTTTGTTTATGATATGGTGAAAGATGGACAGATCTCATTATGGAAGATTTACACTGATAATAACATAGCGGATATGAGGACAAAGTCCATTGCTAGGAAAAAAAATTGTTTCATGAAAGACTTCCCTTAAGTCACTTGTTGTTTCCTAGTGAATAGTGATGTTTGGACAAATATTATCGAAAATGTTTTCACACAATCAAAGAAACTAGTCTTCGAGTAAAAATATTTTGAGGTGATGGGAGCCATACTCATACAAGATACATATGAAAGTTTCAAAAGCTCCTAGCTATCAAGCAAAAGGTGAACAGCTTAAGGCCAAGGTGAAGATTATTGTTATAATCATTTATGATATGCAACTGAAACAATTCTGGACTGAGAGCCCGAGTTTGTTAAAGGCTTCAACTTTGACTGTGACATAGCCGAGGACGATTTGTCATTAAGGGGATGTTGAGAGCCACTTTTATAAAAGAGGTTTTCCTTTGATCAAGAACTCCGGTAAGAAGAATTGGTCAATAGCGAGCTACATTATCGATCATGGTCCAATCTTTGAGGAAGAACCTTCCATCATGGAGGTTGATACTTCACTCGAACCTCAAGAGTAAGTACTACAACCACTGCCTCaatgaatgaaaatgagaaaCAGATTTATTTGAGCCCCTTTTACACCATTTGTACAATTGGAGGCCAGCTCAGCATGATCATTGACAATCAGGGCTGTGAAATTTTGATATCCCAATAGGCCGTTGATTTGCTATAACTTCCTATTGAGAACCATCCCTCGGCCTTTCAGGTTGGAATGGGTTAATGAAGAGAATGAAATCATCAATAGTCATGGTTACATTCACCATCCATTGAAGAGTACTCTGGTACCGACTGAGATTTGAACTGCTTGACTCAATTACAGATTGACCTAAACAGTTGGAAAGAGTGAAGAAGAGGGGGAGGGAAATCAAAAAAATTCAATGAGGAAGGAAACGGTGAACAGTCACAAATCAGATGGTAATGTTCTTCCAAATCAACATGATCCCTACTCACAACACTATTAATtcaatcgaaaatgctcaccagctTTCAGACGAGCGAAGAGGGCGTTACTAACATTGACATGGACAGAACAACTTCATTTCAATGAGGTCCACCTAGAGCTGTGCACGAGTTGAACCacgtcaagcttggcacagctcagcttggcttggcttggcttggccagtaactaaccccagctcgaactcggtctTCGAGCCTGTCTGGCCAACTTGGctcagttcagtcagcagctcaggccagtttgagcctgtgcagcattttctcaaacacatagaatacatcttcaatttctcaaagaatgcaaaacagtaacaaaatttttacaggtatttcatcaaacacccggcGAGCAGCATCGAAATCAAACACCTggcgtatccattccttcctcgccaacacttctttgagtcatttcatcaaacactcggcgagcaacatctatatcaaaataactgagccACCGAGCTGATTCAATCCGAGTCGGttcaagttgaggttcgatctgagtcgagtcgattcgagctcaggcatgttggacgtaggccaatAGGGCCTACAGGTGAgtaatcactagtgggtgggtcccatgttttTAGGCCTCTTCCGACCTCTTTTTCTCTTAGTTGGTTTTCCCCGACCTCTTTTTCTCTTAGTTGGTTttccaaattcaaaattgaatttgattttggatgCGAGATAGGGAGAAGACTGGATAATCTGGTCTCATCCCATATccatcctttcctataaaagggaTAAGGCTCTCTCGTATCATTCATGAAAAATAACGAGAGAAAAAGAGGATTAGTGGTACATAGTGAGTTGTCCATTTAGCTTgtcttgggacgatctaatctaTAGATCATGATCCAAGGCCATCTATACTGTTAAATCAGAGGGGTGAATagacccatctgctccagtagtaaatAGGCGGGCCGCTGGATTTGGAGCGCTAATCTTCAGCTTCGTGAAGGTTCCATattgtgtagaccgtcagatcttgagggctcacacttccaCACTTTCGAACATTGGAATCAAAACCATCAACAACAGATCTCCGATTTATTATTTTCATCACGAAAGGTAAGtggcccttcttcttcttttttttggctgATGAACATGCATGTCACGTAAGATGAAGCGTGCATGATAACGAATAGTCATACTCACTGCCGCTAAACCACATTGGACGATTGAAGATTCTCCACCACAGATGGATCATTCGAATAAGGCTAGAAATGGGCAGTGCATAGACCTAGCTACACCAAAATTTTGAACAGGGTGGGCCTTCCAGTTCAAAATCCAAGCCTAGGCTCCACCCATTGCCAGGACTACACTAGGATATCGAAGACATGCAACACCACATTGACATGATCTAGTAGATTTCGTGTGCTATATTTATGTGTAAGTATGATGTCTTTCTTGTAgaatccgaactgtccatctgCGAAGAGATCATGGATTGGTCCtactataataaaataaaataaaaatcatatgagTTAGATGATCTTAGCTACTGATGAGAGCATTTACTGATGATTAGTAATAAGAGTGTATTAACACCTTGTTCAATTGTCAATCCTCTTGGTACATGTTTAGTAAACATGATGAGCCAACCCGATATTTTGGACAGAGCAGATTCGCAATGAACCCCACttgataaatggcttggatctccGCCAGAATCACCTCATCAATCTCTCTGACAGAATTTCCTTaactttccccttttttttttgaaattttgagagattgagagagagagccCACTGTAATCTTGGATGTGAGATTTGCTATGCTTGCACATCCATCCATACAAGCACGTGTGCCGAAATGGAACACTTGTGCGAGATTTGATctttccatcagatgggccacatggaTGGTTGGTAAAATCCAATTAGATGGACAGATCAGATCTTACACacgtgttcttcatgttgttaTGTGTGCTTGCTTTAGGATGGACAGAACACCACACGCGTGCAcacaaaacacaaaacaaaaaTGCAACACGTGTTTAAGATTTGAGTTTTTCGTAAGGTTGAAATCTTATGCTTAAAAAATCATACAAAATTCGCTCTTGAGGTGGGCTATAGCGTACAAACTCGATTGACGATGAGTCATTCATTAGTTTACTAATTCCGAGATATTGTAATGTAATTGATAGAGATCTCAGGAGCAACGCATCAGGTGTTACTTAGGTAATACTGGTGTTTTGGTGAgcgtagagcccaccttgatgtttgtgttctatatccacaccgtccattagtatTCCCAgcacattttagagcatggtcagAGTAGATCTAACTCTTGAGTGGACAGatccatgggaaacagtggtcattgatcattaaaaactttttgtggcccacaaaagttttggatgaagctaatatttgggttttcccttcatccaagtacaTGTGAaaatatcaacaggttggatgacaaataaatattatggtgggtctaagaagtttttttttatggtgggtgttcaatgaccataGATTTCTTTGGTGTCatacatttgaaatttggatccaCTTAAATATCAGGTTGTCTTGATTCAAGATCTGGGCAAGATCTATATTCTATAGTCACCGTTGTtgccatcatcaccatcatctaagtcTAATTCAATTTGGATCATTTTCCACAATACTTATGGTCGGAATTGTGCTCGGGCTCGGGCAACGCTCAAGCTTCGGCTATGCATAATCAAAGGTCATGCTagtatgtgttttcccttcatccaaccaGACATATAAATATCCAAGCTTTTAATATGCTTCCATCTTTgggtcatgcctaaaatgagctagcaaaatagatggatggtataaGATACAATCTGTTTTGAGAATTAGTGATCTagagatcattagtgatcgaaacgatcatcaatcatgatgatcaatgttgatgataggatccataatcaacaatgatcattaacagTAATGATTGGATCCATCGCCAATGGACATGATCACTGGTGATGATAGAACTCTCTTTATGTCTAAGCACTTCATTTTTAAATCTaatgataatgtttatatgcgTGACATTATTATGCTTGATATGATTACATATAAGCccatttttcatttgaaaatagaaaacttagtgCTTGAATGCTCTCTATATAaataggttgtgcataacctgagtatGAGTTAATTCTCCTCCACGAAATGATGCATGAAAcctgtaatggaaggttgcacgttatacaaaTAAACTCTTATAAAAGCATCAATCTCATCTTagaaagagaacttgattgttctacaccgcccatttaggtatgtggacttttagatcttgttaagatgtgttgactacctttatactttgaaattttgaataacacgtagaaatgcttATGATTAGtatcaataccttagatcatagctaagtagtggtACTTGATGCAATGTAAAGATcgccaccaaagcgttaatcgctgaacagctTAAAGGACAACAATTCGACGATAACAACTACTAAGACTAGTCTTACGTGGTGCGAAGCCTTTTGATGAGGACAACATATTGCACACACTCGAtgaggttcaagaggaacccatattGGCTGAAAACGGAAATTTAGGAGAACATAGGGCTACAATGACCCGCTACAATAGGTGACGTAAACAGaatcgttcagcccgtaatgtccttaTTAGTACTATGCACAAAGAattcatacctacgtatgaattGCATGACACTGCTAaaggaatctgggaagcactgacaaatgcatatgcgcagaagtcagatgcgaaagttcgggcaatggaattagaattccaggagtataAGATGCTAGTCGGCTGCCTCATCAAAGATCATATCTGTAAGATGGAGcagatgataggtgcccttaggaatgttgagtgtaaattgattgaaaatcaaaagataat from Magnolia sinica isolate HGM2019 chromosome 17, MsV1, whole genome shotgun sequence encodes the following:
- the LOC131230417 gene encoding disease resistance protein RPM1-like — its product is MAEIVVQLLFEKLSVLLTQEASLLSGVRNEVEKIMQELHSMQAFLRDADRRKDSNERVRTWVQQVREAAYDVEDIIDKFVYHMDRPRRGGVRGFLVKTVRIPKNIYYRHWLATRLQETNSSIRNISEIKVRYGLNQIEEGTSSNDDREMWQRDVETSLFKEDVDIVGMKKELGLIDRWLVEEEDRLMVISVRGMGGVGKTTLVTKAYKNQQVKKHFDFYACVSISQTLKIDELLRSIIKQLLEATEEAVPNDLAAKDAHELRRMVRRHLQSKKYLTVLDDVWSTNDWNKISDIFPDSKCGSRLIVTTRDARVGFAMGERSRVCELQSLQQEEAWELFCNKAFQNERCPTDLYPLARSIVEKCEGLPLAIVTMGSLLSSKGKSALEWRLVYNSLSWHLENEGMLQPINRILLLSFYDLPFRLKHCFLYCCMFPEDYIIQRKRLIRLWMAEGFVEDTGKITMEEVAEFYMKELIYHNILQVVETNGSGRVKACRMHDIVREVALCLCDEEKFFMRYNEQQGKGGKVRRMSIHNSEETIQLSMNISGLHSLLVFDRSTSFSSSLSTIVSSVILLRVLNLEGVPIESIPDELTKLFNLRYLNLRNTNVRELPKSFGRLRNLQTLDVRDTKLERLPSGIVKLQKLRHLFFYRIEDANAGSFDLSSRKQVPVGICNITSLQSLVNIEAEEGEIVKQVGNLTQLRRFGISKVRTVSGAHLCDSIKKMKHLVRLSVMATREEETLQLEALSPNPPPCLQKLALYGTLENVPGWFSSLGNLTHLWLYWSKLREEDLLSSLHALPYLVYLSLRKAYEGQQFCFRNGWFPKLKRLYFLHLTQLNQVVIEKGALPSIEELDLFGCSELKTLPEGIEYLTGLQKLCLIDMPVELTKRLQLEDGSEEDCRKVGHIPIIECGQTTDEGWIFKRLK